GCGCGTGACTTCTACGACGGCCGAGCTGTCGGGGCCGTACGCTTCGATGTTGAGTGCGGCGAGAATCTTGGTGACGCCGATGAGCTCCGCCGCCATGCGCTGCGACGACGCGGTGTCGGCGATGATGTCGCGGTAATCGGCTTCGCGCACGAAGAGGCGATTCTCGCGACGCTCGAAGCGCACGAGGTTGTTGCCGCCCTGCGTGCCACGAATACCGATTTCGTCGGGCGTGCCGGCGAGCGTGGTGACGATGACGTAGTCCTTGCCGAGTTCAGCGCGCGGAATCTCGAAGTAGAGACGGCTGCCGACGGAGTGGACCTTGAACACGCCACTCTTGGTGATAGCGCGCGGCGTGATGACGGTGCCGTAGGGGCGCGGCTGCGGGTCCTGCGCGGCGTTGGCACCACCCTGGGCACCGGGCTGACCACCGCCCTGGGCTCCGCCCTGATTCGGGGCGCCGGTGGGACGACCGCCCGGTGCGGCGGTGGGGGCCGGCGTCGGCGCGGGGGTCGGCTTCGGGGCGCAGGCGCCGAGCACGAGGCCGGCGGCGGCGATCGACAGTGAAGCGGGTCGCATAGCGTGTCGCATGCAGTTGTGTTCTCTGGGAGGGGACGTTGCCCGGGGGCGCGTGGTGGCGCACCGGCAGACGCAGGGTAACGCGCGGCGGTGGCGGGGTGCTGACGGGTGGTCCCGCTTAACTGCAAACTCCCTAGTAAGCAGGGGGGAGGGTATCAAGGGGCAGGAGGGAGGGGACTGCGGGAGGTGTTCTTCGCGTTCCTCCCCTACTTCATGACCAGCACCATCCAATCCGCCAACGCGCCCAGCACGTCGCGTCGCACGCGCGTGTCCTTGAGCGCGGTGTAGCCTCCGGGCGCGCCGCTCGCATCGACCAGGAACAGATGGTTCGTGGCGGGGAAGTGGCGCACGGTGACGCGCGCGTTACCGCTGCCCTTGAGAATGGTCGCGATCGAGTCGGCCTGCTCGGGGGTGACCTGCTGGTCGGTGTCGCCTTGCAGCACCAGCGTGGGCTGCTTCACGCGCTTCAGGGCGGCGGCCGGCTCGGTCGTCATGAAAAAGCCCATCCACCGATTCGTGGCCGCGATGGAATCGAGCCCCTTCGGGATGGTGCGGCGGATCGAATCGCGCTGCGTCTCGGTGATCTGCGTGGCGGACGTGATCGCGTTCTCGTTCTGGAATTCGAGGATGCGACGGCCGTTGTAGGCGGGGCCGGCCAACAGCGCGACCGCACGCAGCGTGGGATCCTTGGCGGCCACCAAGGGGGCAATCAGGCCACCTTCGCTGTGGCCGGCGAGCGCGATGCGGGTACCGTCGATGTCGGAGCGCGTGCGCAGATAGGCGACCACGGCGGCGACGTCGTCGGCGAAGTCGCCGCTGGTGGCGCTGTTGCGCGAGGAGGCGCCGCCGCTGGCGCCCACGCCGCGATCGTCGAACCGCAACACCGCGATGCCGCGTCGGCCCAACGTGTCGGCAAGGTCGCGGAACGGCGCGTAGTTCGGCACGATGCTGATGCGGGAGTCGCGGTCCTGCGGGCCGCTGCCGCTGATGGTCACGACGGCGGGAACTTTGGACGAACCTTTCGGACGGGTGAGCGTGCCGGCCAGCGTGTAACCGCGCGGCGTGGGAATGACCACGTCTTCCGACGTGTACGGCGCGTTGGCTGGCGCGCTGTAGTCGATCTTCACTGGCGCCGTCGTCGCGCTGATGGCGCCAGCCGCGGCCGCACTCGTGCGCACCACGCGCAGATTCTGCGCGGGAATCGTGATCTCGCGCGGGCCGCCGTTGGGGTCCCACAGAATGCGCGCGTCCATGCCGCCAATGGAGAACACTGTCGTGTCGCCCTGCTGCGTGACCGTCGCCGGTATCGTGCGACCGCCGTTGGTGAGAAACACCGGCAGCGAGGCCTTCTTCGCGCCGCGCGCGTGATCAGCCATGAGCGCGGTGTGCAACACCGAGTTGCCCACGAGTGCCACGGCACCTGTCGCGCTCAGCAACGCCTGCTCACTGGTGGTGCCGTTCGCCGAGATGGTGAGCTTGGCAGTGTCGCCGACCATGTTGACCACAACGTTTTGTGTCGGGAGGCCGGTGGTGGGTGCGCCCGGCGCGAAAACCGCCAGCGTGAGGCGACCGGGGGTGGTGTTCACATGCTGCTGTTCCCAGCGAATGACCGGCGCACCACGCAAGGTGAGCAGGCCGGCGATCGACGACGGGCCTGGCGTGACGACCTCGGTGCCCAGGGTATCGATGCTGCGCAGATATACGAAGTGGTGGGCGGGCGCGGACTGCGCGCGCGCGGTCGTGGCGAGGATCGCGCCGAGCACGAGGGCGACCACTGCGGCCAGCAGCGCGATGATGCCGGCGCGGCGCGAACGACGGAAGATGACGTGGAGCATGGCGACTACCGGGCAAAGGAAGGCGTGGGCCGCACGACGCGCGCACTTCGCACGTCCTGCCCGCGCAGATAGCGCATCATGGCCGGCGAAAACGCCGCGTCGCCCATGAGCGAGTGAGACTGGTACTCGATCACGAGATGCCGCGCATTCGGAAACTGCGACAACAGCGCCTCGGCGTTCTCCGGGGGTGTCCGCCCGTCGAGCGAGCCGCTCACCATCAAGATGGAGCTTGGGTTCCGCGACGTCGCGCGAAACGCGTCGGGCAGCCGCGGGACGTCGAGCGTCGTGCACACGCTGTTCGCTGGAAAATCGATGACGTCACCCAGTCGCGCAGCGGCGCGCTCGCGCACGATCTGCTGCTGACGCGCTACCGACGCCCCCGAGGTACAGTTCACGAGTAAGTTCATCGCGTTACCGAGTCGTGGCTGCCGAAGCCGCGCTGCGCCGCGCGCCAGGAGCTGCCAGTCACCGCGATCGAACGCGTAGAGTTGAGACGGCAGTTGCTGGATCGCGCGCATGTCACCGAGCGCGTCCGCAACGAAGCGTTGCAGATCCCATGTACCAAGTGCGACCGTGGCACCGCCCAGCGCAACGCGAACGGAATCCCCATCGAGTCGGGCGCGCAGGCGATCGAACACCGCGAGCAACGACGGCCGGTCGCGGAACGCCGAATCGGCGGCCGCGAGTCGCGATACCTCGCTGAAGCTGGCGTCGACGCGACTCGGCAGCTTGAACGTATCGTCGGGGCCTTCCACACCGGCCAGCACGATGCGTGATGCGCGCGCCGGATAGCGGCGCGCAAAGGCCAGTCCGAGATGCGTGCCGTAGCTTCCGCCGAGCATCGACAAGGTCGGCACGCCGAGCGCGATGCGCAGCGACTCGAGATCCTCCACGCTTTCGGCGGTGGTATACCCTTCAACGTCGACGCCACGCGCGCGGATGGCGGCAACGCATCGCTGAGCCACCTGCCGTGCGGCGGAATCGCGCGATGCTGTGGTGAGCACCCGGTCGAGCGGCAGTTGTCCGTCGACGCCGCACGGAAGCAAGGGCTCCGACCGGCCGGTGGCGCGCTGATCGAAGGCGATCACATCACCGACAGCGCGCAGCGAATCCAGGAACGCCGACGGCATGGTGGCGAAGGCGCGAGTCGCCGCGTCGCCGGGGCCGCCGGCGAGGAACACGATGGGTGCCGTCGGAGCCGCGGCCGTGCTGGCGAAGCGAATCCATCGAATCGTGATGCGTTGTGCCCCGCGCGCGGCGCGACGCTCGGGGACGCGCAATGAGGCGATGGTGCCTGCGCGCGCACCATCGCGTAGCGCGAAGGTGATCGTATCACTCGACAACGAGTCGCCGCGCGCGGTGACTATGGTCGGCGCGGATTGCGCGTGGGCCGAGGTCGCGGCGAGACCGCCGAGCAGAGCGGCCGCGATCGCCACTGGGGCGTGACGCGTCATGTCGTGCCCTCGTGGTCGACATCGTCGACCGGGGTATTGCGATCAGCCGGCGCCTGCTTCGACACGCGCCCGGCGTCCCGCAGCGCGTGTCGCAGCAAAAACTCGATCTGGCCGTTCAGGCTGCGCAGGTCATCGTTGGCCCACCGCTGCACCGCGTCGAGCACATCGCGGTCCACGCGAATGAGAAATGACTTGCGTTCAGCCATGAGAGGATGCGCCCGTGCTCAGGAGTACAGCGTGCCGGTGTTGACCACCGGATGCACCGAGCGATCCGAGCAGAGCACCACGAGGAGATTGCTCACCATCGCCGCCTTCCGCTCATCGTCGAGCGTGACGATCTGTCGGCTCGACAACGCGTCGAGCGCCATTTCCACCATCCCGACGGCGCCTTCCACGATCGTCTGCCGCGCGGCCACGATCGCGCTGGCTTGCTGACGCTGCAGCATGGCGGCCGCGATTTCCGGTGCGTAGGCCAAGTGGCTGATGCGCGCCTCGATCACTTCGACGCCGGCCGTGGCGAGCCGCTCGTGCAGCGCCTCGAGCAACCCCTTGGAGATTTCGGTGGGGTGCGTGCTGAGGGCGATCGCATCGTCGCCGTGGTGATCGTATGGATACGAGGACGCCAGCGCGCGCACGGCCGACTCGCTCTGCACGGCGACGTACTGCACGTAATCGTTCACTTCGAAAATGGCTTCGGCGGTATCGATCACTTTCCAGACCACGATCGCGCCGATTTCGACGGGGTTCGAGCGCGCGTCGTTCACCTTGAGCTTGTTGGTCTCGAAGTTCCGGATGCGGAGCGAGACCGCTTTCTTGCCCATGAACGGGTTGGTGAACCACAGTCCCGGCGTTTTCACGGTGCCTTTGTAGGTGCCGAACAGCGTGAGGACCTTGCCTTCGTTGGGCGCGACCGTGAAAAGGCCGGGCATGCAGAGAAAGGCGAAGAGCAGAATGACCAAGCCGATGGCGACGTCGAAGCCGCTATCTCCGCGGGCGCCATTGGCGAAGACATACCCACCGGCGATGACGGTGACGGCCAGGAGGACGGCCATCAGGATGCCGGGGGAGGGCTTGGCCTGGATTTCGCGAAACATGCGATGAACCTCTGTGGAGGGGTTGGTATTGAAGTGATATCACTTCAGTATCGCTGTACGCAACTGGGGAGGGAGAGGTTTCAACGGTGAGGCTTTGAGCTTTGGGCTTTGGGCTCTGGGCTCTAGGCTCTGGGCTACTACGGGCCATCGGCAATGGGATCCTCCGCACTCTGCTGGTCACCCACAGCCCATGCTCAGAGCCCACAGCCCACAGCCCACAGCCCCACAGCCCCACAGCCCCATAAGCCCAAAGCCCAACCCATCCGTCCCCCCCTCCCCCCTCCGTCCCAAAAACCAGTCTTGCTTCCGACGGAATGCGGAGCAATAGTCGAAGGTTGAAGCCCCGTCCCCTGTACCTGGAGAGCATGTCGTGAAACGATTTAGCCCTCGGTTGGCATTCGCTGCCGCCGTTCTGCTTCCCTGCCTGACCGCCGGTGCTCAGCCGGCGCGTCCGGCTGCCCGCGCTGCAGCGCGTCCTGCGGCGATCGCACCACTGGCGGCCCCCTTCGATACGGGCGCCCTCTCGGCCATCAAGTGGCGCGAGATCGGTCCGTATCGCGGCGGCCGCTCGGCGGCGGTGGCGGGAAGCGTGGCCCGTCCCAACGAATACTGGATGGGAACGACCGGCGCGGGCGTCTTCAAGACGGTCGACGGCGGTGATACGTGGGTGCCGATGAGCGACAAATACTTCGGCGGCACGATCGGCAGCATCGGCGTGGCCCCCAGCAATCCCGATGTCGTGTACGTGGGCGGCGGCGAGTTCACGATCCGCGGCAACGTGTCGCACGGTGACGGTGTGTGGAAGACCACCGACGGTGGCCGCAGCTGGACCAACATCGGCCTGAACGACACGCGGCAAATTTCACGGGTGCTGGTGCATCCCACCAACGCTGAAATCGCGTATGTCGCGGCACAGGGGCATGCGTGGGGCCCGAACGCCGAGCGTGGGGTGTTTCGCACGAAGGACGGCGGCAAGAACTGGACAAAGGTGCTGTTCCGCGATGACTCGACCGGCGCGGCGGACCTCGCGATGGACCCCAGCAACCCGAACGTGCTGTACGCTGGCTTCTGGCAGATGCATCGCAAGCCGTGGATGCTGGTGTCGGGCGGCAAGGGCTCCGGCATGTTCAAGAGCACCGACGGTGGCGACACGTGGACCGAGATCACCAAGCACAAGGGTTTGCCGGCCGGGCTGTGGGGCAATGTCGGTATCAGCGTGAGCGGGGCGAATACGCAGCGCATTTACGCTCTCATCGAAGCCGATGAGGGCGGCGTGTTTCGCAGCGACGACGGCGGCGCGACCTGGGCGCGTGTGAATGACGAACGCAAGCTGCGTCAGCGCGCGTGGTACTACTCCAAGATCTACGCCGATCCGAAGAACGCCGACATCGTGTACGCCAGCAACGTGCAGTTCCAGGTGTCGCGCGACGGTGGCAAGACGTGGAGCAACATCAACGCACCGCACGGTGACTCGCACAATCTCTGGATTGCGGGTGACAACGGCGATCGCATGATCGAAGCGAACGACGGTGGCGCGAACGTGAGCACCGACGGCGCGAAGACGTGGACGGCGCAGGACTTTGCGACGGCGCAGTTCTATCATGTGACGACCACAAACCACTTCCCGTACAAGATCTGCGGCGCACAGCAGGACAACAGCACGCTCTGCGGTCCGTCGCGGGCGGCCGGTGGCATCACGATGGATATGTGGCAGGATGCAGGTGGTGGCGAGTCGGGCTTCATTGCCGCGCTGCCCAACAATCCGGACATCGTATTCGCCGGCAGCTACGGCGGCTTCCTCACGCGCAAGGACATGCGCACCGGGCTCGCACGCGACATCAATCCGTGGCCGCTCAATCCGATGGGGCACTCGGCCATCGACTCGAAGTACCGCATGCAGTGGACGTTCCCGATCGCCGTGAGCCCACACGACGCGAAGACCATCTACGTGGGTTCGAACGTGCTCTTCAAGACCACGAACGAAGGCGACAGCTATACCGCCATCAGCCCCGATCTGTCGCGCAACGATCCGCGTACGCTCGGTCCGTCTGGTGGCCCGATCACGAAGGACCAGACGGGCGTGGAAACGTACGGCACGGTGTTCGCGATTTCGGAGTCGCCGGTGATGAAGGGTGTGATCTGGGCCGGTACCGACGACGGTACGGTGCATGTCACGCGCAACGGTGGCACGTCATGGACGAACGTGACGCCGGCGTTGCTCAAGGAGCGTGAGTGGGCGCGTATCTCGATCATCGATGCGTCGCACTTCAACGCGGGCACGGCGTATGTGGCCGCGAACCGCTTCCAGATGGACGACAACGAGCCGTATCTGTTCAAGACCACCGACTTCGGCAAGACGTGGTCGCGTATCGACAACAGCGGCAAGGCCAACGGGATTCCGGCCACCGAGTTCACGCGTGTGATCCGTGAAGACGAAGTGCGTCCGGGGCTGCTGTTCGCCGGCACCGAGCGCGGCATCTATGGGTCGCTCGATGATGGTACGACGTGGTTCTCGATGCGTCGCAACATGCCG
This Gemmatimonas sp. DNA region includes the following protein-coding sequences:
- a CDS encoding alpha/beta fold hydrolase produces the protein MLHVIFRRSRRAGIIALLAAVVALVLGAILATTARAQSAPAHHFVYLRSIDTLGTEVVTPGPSSIAGLLTLRGAPVIRWEQQHVNTTPGRLTLAVFAPGAPTTGLPTQNVVVNMVGDTAKLTISANGTTSEQALLSATGAVALVGNSVLHTALMADHARGAKKASLPVFLTNGGRTIPATVTQQGDTTVFSIGGMDARILWDPNGGPREITIPAQNLRVVRTSAAAAGAISATTAPVKIDYSAPANAPYTSEDVVIPTPRGYTLAGTLTRPKGSSKVPAVVTISGSGPQDRDSRISIVPNYAPFRDLADTLGRRGIAVLRFDDRGVGASGGASSRNSATSGDFADDVAAVVAYLRTRSDIDGTRIALAGHSEGGLIAPLVAAKDPTLRAVALLAGPAYNGRRILEFQNENAITSATQITETQRDSIRRTIPKGLDSIAATNRWMGFFMTTEPAAALKRVKQPTLVLQGDTDQQVTPEQADSIATILKGSGNARVTVRHFPATNHLFLVDASGAPGGYTALKDTRVRRDVLGALADWMVLVMK
- a CDS encoding alpha/beta fold hydrolase; protein product: MTRHAPVAIAAALLGGLAATSAHAQSAPTIVTARGDSLSSDTITFALRDGARAGTIASLRVPERRAARGAQRITIRWIRFASTAAAPTAPIVFLAGGPGDAATRAFATMPSAFLDSLRAVGDVIAFDQRATGRSEPLLPCGVDGQLPLDRVLTTASRDSAARQVAQRCVAAIRARGVDVEGYTTAESVEDLESLRIALGVPTLSMLGGSYGTHLGLAFARRYPARASRIVLAGVEGPDDTFKLPSRVDASFSEVSRLAAADSAFRDRPSLLAVFDRLRARLDGDSVRVALGGATVALGTWDLQRFVADALGDMRAIQQLPSQLYAFDRGDWQLLARGAARLRQPRLGNAMNLLVNCTSGASVARQQQIVRERAAARLGDVIDFPANSVCTTLDVPRLPDAFRATSRNPSSILMVSGSLDGRTPPENAEALLSQFPNARHLVIEYQSHSLMGDAAFSPAMMRYLRGQDVRSARVVRPTPSFAR
- a CDS encoding SPFH domain-containing protein; amino-acid sequence: MFREIQAKPSPGILMAVLLAVTVIAGGYVFANGARGDSGFDVAIGLVILLFAFLCMPGLFTVAPNEGKVLTLFGTYKGTVKTPGLWFTNPFMGKKAVSLRIRNFETNKLKVNDARSNPVEIGAIVVWKVIDTAEAIFEVNDYVQYVAVQSESAVRALASSYPYDHHGDDAIALSTHPTEISKGLLEALHERLATAGVEVIEARISHLAYAPEIAAAMLQRQQASAIVAARQTIVEGAVGMVEMALDALSSRQIVTLDDERKAAMVSNLLVVLCSDRSVHPVVNTGTLYS
- a CDS encoding glycosyl hydrolase, whose amino-acid sequence is MKRFSPRLAFAAAVLLPCLTAGAQPARPAARAAARPAAIAPLAAPFDTGALSAIKWREIGPYRGGRSAAVAGSVARPNEYWMGTTGAGVFKTVDGGDTWVPMSDKYFGGTIGSIGVAPSNPDVVYVGGGEFTIRGNVSHGDGVWKTTDGGRSWTNIGLNDTRQISRVLVHPTNAEIAYVAAQGHAWGPNAERGVFRTKDGGKNWTKVLFRDDSTGAADLAMDPSNPNVLYAGFWQMHRKPWMLVSGGKGSGMFKSTDGGDTWTEITKHKGLPAGLWGNVGISVSGANTQRIYALIEADEGGVFRSDDGGATWARVNDERKLRQRAWYYSKIYADPKNADIVYASNVQFQVSRDGGKTWSNINAPHGDSHNLWIAGDNGDRMIEANDGGANVSTDGAKTWTAQDFATAQFYHVTTTNHFPYKICGAQQDNSTLCGPSRAAGGITMDMWQDAGGGESGFIAALPNNPDIVFAGSYGGFLTRKDMRTGLARDINPWPLNPMGHSAIDSKYRMQWTFPIAVSPHDAKTIYVGSNVLFKTTNEGDSYTAISPDLSRNDPRTLGPSGGPITKDQTGVETYGTVFAISESPVMKGVIWAGTDDGTVHVTRNGGTSWTNVTPALLKEREWARISIIDASHFNAGTAYVAANRFQMDDNEPYLFKTTDFGKTWSRIDNSGKANGIPATEFTRVIREDEVRPGLLFAGTERGIYGSLDDGTTWFSMRRNMPIVPVHDLAIKEGDLIAATHGRSFYVIDDITLLRQLTASAMAERAHLFTPRAAYRINWGGGFNPGGGNGSPVGANPPNGAIVYYWLKSAANKVTIEFKDSTGRTVRTFSSDTAGAGTAAPAGGRRGVAADAAPTNKVGMNTFSWNLRESDATTFNGMIMWAGVLTGPLVLPGNYSVRLLVDGAPVSDTKLLVRKDPRSDATAADLVAQYKMLMQIRDRTTDANDAVRTVRYVRQQAVSRSKDVGADSAQYAQLVKTLDTKISEMEAQVYQVKNQSGQDPLNYPIKVNNQIAALAGVVGSTEARPTKQSVVVYDTLSKELEVYLVELRKAYKELLPPIDEILKKHGLPAIEVKAGDVQTPRRIGAEEETTGM